Genomic segment of Sutcliffiella horikoshii:
TTTTTTCTTACTCTTTCTAAATTAACTAATGGAAATTCATCTCCTCCACTTCGAATGGTATAAAAAGCTAGATTGGTACATTTTCTATCTACCGAAGGAAACAATTCACTTTCTATTAATTTATATTTTTCCAATAAATGTTTTGTTAAATGTAGTTTTTTATAAAGTATTTGCTCATGTATAAAACTCCTTTCACCATTTGGGTGCTTGTTAATAAACACTTTTTTATCTGGTTGCTGGTATACAATCGTTGCACCAGTTAATAATAAATCTGTTTTTTTGTAGGTTCCTTCATATGGACTAGGAATCCAATCGGGAATAATACCATTAATATTATAGTCATCTAATATCAAATTATTATTTGAATTTACTATTGCCGGTTGGGGTGATCCTAACAATCCTTGAATATAGATATTATTAATAGAACCATATCGAAAATATATACTAGAGCTTTCCTTAAATGAATATGCATTTCTTATTAAGACACCACTAAGATCTTTAGTTTTTTCTTTGAGTAATTCACAAGATTCCATAAAATTATCAACTCTATTAATTTTAAGTGTGATAATTACTCCAAAGTTTTTATTGGTTATAGATTCACTGTATATTTTTTCTGGATTAGTATTTACTAAAAAATCATTACCCAGATCAATTAAATCATTCCACACCTCTTTAATTAATTCCTCAGCAGCCTCTCTCTTACTAGTTAAGTATATTTTCCAACCTTCATTGTTTTTCAAACTAGTTTTATTATTCTCAATTAGTAAGTAATCAGCAGTTGAGACTAATTTTAATTGTTTAATATTTTTTGAAAGGCTAAAAATTAATTGTTTCATCAATATCTCCTTAAAGAAAGGTTTTATTATTGACTGAAGGTAATATCATGCTCTATTAAAATTTCCGATACGTAACTATTTTCATTACCATCAAATATAATTAAATCATCTTCAGACGGTAGCATTTCTGTAATCTCTAACCCTAACTCACAATTTTCTAATATTTTTGAAAAAAGTTTAATTGAAATAGAATTAGTAATATCAACATATTGCGGTTTCTTTAAATCTTTTCTTTTCAAGTAATCATCCACATCTTTGTATTCACAGATAATTCTAATAAAAAAGGTTTGAGGTAAATTATTTACTTCAAAAAAATCCATTAATTCCATTTGATATTCAAAGAATGAGAGCCCATTTCTTTTACGGGGAATATAATTCTTATTAATTTTCCAAGTTCGTCTTTTTAATATTAATTCGCCTAATTTCACTCGTGGGTAATACTTTAAATCTTTTATCTTATTAAAATCTTCGCTCTCTGAAAAAATAGGAAGACCTAATGGCGAGGATTGATTGAACGTAAGTAAAAAATTATAAAATAGCGGTTTTAGATTATCTACTAAAAAACCAAAATTTAATAATTTCACCTCGACATTTTTAACATTATCAAATAAAACCAATCGTTTCTGAATACTGTCATATTTTATAAACAAATCTTTAATCTTTAACTTATTAGTATCTTCTTTTCTACCTTTTACATTTCCATATTCTATTTCATATTTGCACAAATCTGGGTGTAGATTGGCATTAAATCCAAATACAGATACTAGTTCGGTATAATTATCCTTTTTTAAATCATTTTTAACTTTTTGGTATAACATTTCAATCGAGGATTCTTCTAGGTTTAAAAATCTTGAATAATAGTGCCCACATCCATCAACAATACCATTAAGTACCCCCATTAATTGTTGTTCAGGCTTCTTAGACTTGAAAATTTGCAAGAAAAATCCTCTAGAATCTTTTTCTACGTTTAACAATTTCTCAGATTCTAATGATAAATTAAACATTTTTTCAAAATCTAATTCAACTTCTGTTGCAGAATCATCATATATACTATTAATATAATTATCAAAATAGTTTCTTATCTCTTCTGCTTTTTTGATTTCTGGTAAGTTAAACGGATTATTACTTAAATTTTCCAAATATGAAGCATTAACCTTTAAGGCATTAAACTTCGTCATATCGTTCAAATACATTTGAAAGAAATCTAATACATTAATTTCAGTATTTTTTCCTAGTTTAGATATATAAAATTCCCTCATAGAAAATCTGGTTAGTAACCTTTGATCAAATGCCCATGATATTTTATGTATAATATTTAGAGATTCCTGTAAAGATTTAATTTCTCCATTATTAATGTTAAGATTCGAACCATCAGTAATTAATGCAGCGTCTTCATATAAAATATTCTTATAATCAAAATTTATTTCATATTGTAAGAATAACTTTTTCAAGCTGTTTTTAACGCAATTATGAATTTCTGATTTTTTAGTAAAACTTTCTATTTCCAAATTATTCAAAAGGGATATTTTGTTTTTAATACTTCTAAATGTATTAACTATATTTACAACCTCTGATTCGCTAAACTTACTAAAGTAAGCTATTAACTTTCCTAAAATATCTGTTTCTTGTTCTGCTATTGGTAAATAAATGTTAATAATATTTTGCTTATACAATTTAATTATAAATTCATTGGCGATTTCTGGTGGATAACCATTACTAGTAAGAAAATCACTTAAATCATTTACTGTTATTTGTTTTTCTCTTATAAACTTAACTATAGTATCCAATGTATTGTTGTTTTTAATTGTTATTATTGAATCCCTATATTGTAATATTACACCCTCTATTAATTTCTCTAGAGTGTTTTTTATATATATTGCTTTTTGTCCATTGCTGATAAATGAAGGATTGACTTCTAATAAAAAATACCTATTCAACTTAGTTGACTTTAACTTTTCAATAAAAAATAATATTACAGAGTAGTTAATATTCATGTTATTTACAGCTTTAGGTTTATTTATTATTAGTGAGGTTTTTTTATTATTAATCTCTAAAAGTGTAACTAATGTTAATGTAGAAAATGGGCTTGTTTTTGTAATAGCTCTTGATATAAATTTATAAAATGAAATTTCGGATTTTCTAAGTTTTTTATTATCGTGAGGGTTAGGATGTAGTATATATTTTCTAAGGTTTTCTGTTAAATTTGTAGAAGATGATACCATTCCATTTACTATTAATGGATTTGTTAATATTTCTTTAATATTATTATACGTCTTATTTTTTTCATCAAAGTATCTCTCCATATCTTTTAGAAGAATGTGTTTTTTATTTATGTACTCTAAATATTTTTGAATTTTATTTTTCAGTTCTACTTCTAGTACATCTAATTCATATTTATCTAGATTTTTTTCATTGAAGATATCTCTTTTTAAAGAAAGTAATACTGCACTATTGTTTTGGACTTCGCTAATTAAAGCGTACAAATCATCACAAATTACACTCTTTATCCTCTCTATATTTTCATTTAACTCAAAATACAACTCTAAGGTTCTTCTATGTTGAATGTCCATGACACTCTTTAGACTATTAAAAGAGACTGGAGCTAACCTGAGCATTGCGTAGTCCTTTAATTTACTTTTCATTTTAGACATTTAAAATTCACTCCCCATTTATCAAAATCTTGTAATAAACATTGGTTGTTCCTTGGAGCTTTTACCAATCTTATAATTAACAATAATATTATCCTTCTTCGTCTTTATCACTCTTTGAATTTCATCTGGGTTGTAATTTAAAAATGCACAACCTATTAGATTGTGTTTTAACACCAGCCTATATAAAATTTGAATTAGTACTCCTGAAAAATAATGCACTTGTCTATAAGCAATGGATCCATGTCGAATAATTAACTCTTCTAAATCACAAATAATAAATAAATCTATAAATGAATTATTCAACTTAATATTTTGTTGATATTGTTTCAAAAAATTATTTTTATCACATTTTAAAACATCTATAAATTCAAATAAATTGCTATTAATATGTGGCATATCTTCAATTTGAAATGGTACAATTTTTAGTTTAAGATTTATAATACTATTTATTACTGTTATAAATTTTAGTAATTCCTGGAAAAACCCCTTTAACTGGTCATATGTAGGATTAGTATTGAACTCAGTAATTTCAGAAGACCTCCTAATATTCACATGATTTATTTCTGGTAAGTAAACAGAAATATTTCTTTGTAAATCGGTGGAAGTAAAAGAAGAATTGTGTATTTTATTTATAAAATCACTTACTTTTCTTTCAAATAAACCATCATAATTTGAAAAAATATTCTCAACATCTTTTCCTGAGAAGTAATCCTGAATTCCTATTCTATTATTTCTATTATCTGTATCTTTAGAAATTGGATGTAAACCTATTAGTATATTTCCAATCTCACAAAAACTATTTATTCCAAACAATTCTGTTGTTTTTTCTGTATTAAACAAAGGGAATAATTCCATCTTTAAATTGTTTAAGGATGATTCTAATGCTAATTGCCCTATTAGAGCACCGGTATCAAGTAATTGTAGTTTATAGCTTAAATACTTGTATTTATTCCAGTTCTTTATATAGTTTGTGGTGATGAAAATAAATGACTCATTTGTGTTTCTTCCATCCGACTTTATACATTCCAATAGTTGGGAGAATAACCTCCCCTTTTTAACTAATACGTACTTATCAGTAATTGGATTATAGTGTAAAATAAAGTCATTATCTTCCTTTTTTAAGAATATATATATTTCATTAGGATATATTCCCCCTCCCGAAGGAACAGCTCTAAATAATTTGTTATAAGAGTCTTCTGAATAATTAACACTCCCTAAGATACCGTAACTATTTTTAATAACCGTATCTATTCCTGGAAAATCACCTTCAATATTTTCACTACTTATAATGTATTCAGGATTATATTTTTTGTTTTTTGGAGGGTTATTAACTGTGATTGAACTATCAAATCTTTTATTAACATCATTAACTAAATCTGCATATGTAAGTATGCACTCTACTTGTCTGTCAGTTTTAGACACTCTATCACCTTTTTATAATATTCTTTTATGAGAATGGGTGTACATTATTATAGAAAACAAAATTATTAAGATGTGTTCTTTTGTTAAATTTTTCAGGTATTCTGAAATTTTTCGAGCCAAATGTCATTGGTAAGAGTTCCGGTATCAATGTTTTTACACAAAATAAGTTTGCTAGTTCCAGCTCTTTACAAGTAATATCAATAAAGTACACATTAAGTTTAAAATGCTCAAATAGATTAAGAATCGATTCAAGGGCTTCATTAATTGAAGTATAATTTTTAGATGGCACATTTCTTATATCATACACTGGGAGGTTATTCTCGAAAATAAAATTAAAAGAAGAAAACATTTCAATGTTAGTATACAGAAGTGCATGATCTTTAATATCACTTACTTTTTCAGGATTTTCATATAACTCTTTTGCTCTTTTTCTATCAACATCCCAATTATTCACCCCATGATGTACGAATCCGGCCAATTCTTTTAATGCACTATTTAGAGCTTTTATTGGGTCAAAATGTGCTGCAGCAGCTGAAAACGATTTAGGTAAGGATTTATTACTTTTACTATCAGCTAATACCCAAATTGCAGTTATGCCAAATTCTGATGTAATATCTAACACATTTATATTATATCCGTAAGAAGCAATATCATTTATTCTGTTCCTTGCTTCTAAATCTCTAATAGATTTAATGTCAATTATTCCTTTTACTTTTTTTGTATACCAAGCTAACAAAAACGCATCTCTTTCAATTAACTCAAAAATAGCATAAGTAATGGCTTCTTCAAGACTACCTCCTACTGCACAACCATTTGATGAGTTGTATATAAATTTTTCTTCATTAATACTCGAATAATAAGCAAACTGCTCAGGAATATACACCTCTTTTTGTAAAGTCAAATCCATACCCTTAATCCACCTTATTGTTAATTCGTTACTAAATTTCACATAAGAAGATTCTATTACTTGATTGTCATTAAATAGAACGAACTCAGAGGGATCAATCGACTCACCATTTAAATCATTTCTATTTGATACCACTACTTCTTTTCCTCTATTTTTTCTTCCTGCAAATCTCTCTATACCTTCAAGTATTGAAACTAATCTACTTAACTTAAAAGCCGATTCTCTTCCACAGCCTATATCTTGCTCATTTGAAAATTCTAAAGGCAACCTGGCTATAGTCGCAGCGCTACCTTCACAATAATAGTCATTAACGTCATCAATTATTCCGTAATTGTCATCAACGAATAATTCCTCAAGATCCTGTTGTTTAGGACTAATATTATATGTCCTTAATAAAGAATTAGTATTAAGTGAGTAGTTTATTTTCGGAAGGTTTAAGAAACACATTTTACAGATTGAACAATATTCATTTATAATAAATTTATGTCTGGTGAGTTTTGAAGTGTTACTATATAAATGATAAATTTCAAGGTCATTTTCTAAAGCTTCTCCACTTTTATATTGAATAATTTTCTTAGAAATTATGCCACATACATAGTCAATATTAATAAAATCTGTTCTATGTGAATTCAGGACAGTTTGTTTTGTTGGTATAACTTCTTTAACATGTGAATTATTATACCTTCTATAATCGGCACACTTTACACATCCTTTATTAAAACCATTAAAATATGGTCCAATTAAGATTTCTTGAAGTTCGAATCTTATTCTGTAATAGCTTTTCATTCTATTAATGCAATAATTTGTAATATCGTATTCAGTATCAATTTTAGATTCATCTAATAAACTAATTATTAGTCCTATGTTACTAGATTCAATTTTTTTTGATGACCAACATTCCTGATGAAATAGTGTGAATTGTCCTTCTAACATCTTATTAATTTTTACAAAAAATTTTCTCGGACCTACTAATAAGATATTTTCCATTTTATTACCACCTTGTATTTAAGTTCCTATATAATATTAAACTAACAAGAACTTCATCCTTTGGCTTTATTCCA
This window contains:
- a CDS encoding YcaO-like family protein; its protein translation is MENILLVGPRKFFVKINKMLEGQFTLFHQECWSSKKIESSNIGLIISLLDESKIDTEYDITNYCINRMKSYYRIRFELQEILIGPYFNGFNKGCVKCADYRRYNNSHVKEVIPTKQTVLNSHRTDFINIDYVCGIISKKIIQYKSGEALENDLEIYHLYSNTSKLTRHKFIINEYCSICKMCFLNLPKINYSLNTNSLLRTYNISPKQQDLEELFVDDNYGIIDDVNDYYCEGSAATIARLPLEFSNEQDIGCGRESAFKLSRLVSILEGIERFAGRKNRGKEVVVSNRNDLNGESIDPSEFVLFNDNQVIESSYVKFSNELTIRWIKGMDLTLQKEVYIPEQFAYYSSINEEKFIYNSSNGCAVGGSLEEAITYAIFELIERDAFLLAWYTKKVKGIIDIKSIRDLEARNRINDIASYGYNINVLDITSEFGITAIWVLADSKSNKSLPKSFSAAAAHFDPIKALNSALKELAGFVHHGVNNWDVDRKRAKELYENPEKVSDIKDHALLYTNIEMFSSFNFIFENNLPVYDIRNVPSKNYTSINEALESILNLFEHFKLNVYFIDITCKELELANLFCVKTLIPELLPMTFGSKNFRIPEKFNKRTHLNNFVFYNNVHPFS
- a CDS encoding nitroreductase family protein, which translates into the protein MSKTDRQVECILTYADLVNDVNKRFDSSITVNNPPKNKKYNPEYIISSENIEGDFPGIDTVIKNSYGILGSVNYSEDSYNKLFRAVPSGGGIYPNEIYIFLKKEDNDFILHYNPITDKYVLVKKGRLFSQLLECIKSDGRNTNESFIFITTNYIKNWNKYKYLSYKLQLLDTGALIGQLALESSLNNLKMELFPLFNTEKTTELFGINSFCEIGNILIGLHPISKDTDNRNNRIGIQDYFSGKDVENIFSNYDGLFERKVSDFINKIHNSSFTSTDLQRNISVYLPEINHVNIRRSSEITEFNTNPTYDQLKGFFQELLKFITVINSIINLKLKIVPFQIEDMPHINSNLFEFIDVLKCDKNNFLKQYQQNIKLNNSFIDLFIICDLEELIIRHGSIAYRQVHYFSGVLIQILYRLVLKHNLIGCAFLNYNPDEIQRVIKTKKDNIIVNYKIGKSSKEQPMFITRF
- a CDS encoding lantibiotic dehydratase, whose protein sequence is MSKMKSKLKDYAMLRLAPVSFNSLKSVMDIQHRRTLELYFELNENIERIKSVICDDLYALISEVQNNSAVLLSLKRDIFNEKNLDKYELDVLEVELKNKIQKYLEYINKKHILLKDMERYFDEKNKTYNNIKEILTNPLIVNGMVSSSTNLTENLRKYILHPNPHDNKKLRKSEISFYKFISRAITKTSPFSTLTLVTLLEINNKKTSLIINKPKAVNNMNINYSVILFFIEKLKSTKLNRYFLLEVNPSFISNGQKAIYIKNTLEKLIEGVILQYRDSIITIKNNNTLDTIVKFIREKQITVNDLSDFLTSNGYPPEIANEFIIKLYKQNIINIYLPIAEQETDILGKLIAYFSKFSESEVVNIVNTFRSIKNKISLLNNLEIESFTKKSEIHNCVKNSLKKLFLQYEINFDYKNILYEDAALITDGSNLNINNGEIKSLQESLNIIHKISWAFDQRLLTRFSMREFYISKLGKNTEINVLDFFQMYLNDMTKFNALKVNASYLENLSNNPFNLPEIKKAEEIRNYFDNYINSIYDDSATEVELDFEKMFNLSLESEKLLNVEKDSRGFFLQIFKSKKPEQQLMGVLNGIVDGCGHYYSRFLNLEESSIEMLYQKVKNDLKKDNYTELVSVFGFNANLHPDLCKYEIEYGNVKGRKEDTNKLKIKDLFIKYDSIQKRLVLFDNVKNVEVKLLNFGFLVDNLKPLFYNFLLTFNQSSPLGLPIFSESEDFNKIKDLKYYPRVKLGELILKRRTWKINKNYIPRKRNGLSFFEYQMELMDFFEVNNLPQTFFIRIICEYKDVDDYLKRKDLKKPQYVDITNSISIKLFSKILENCELGLEITEMLPSEDDLIIFDGNENSYVSEILIEHDITFSQ